The genomic interval AGCGCGCCGGGCCGCTTCCGTACTGCGACCGGTAGGCGAGCAGGCGGTCGCGCTCGGCGTCCAGTGTCGCGTTTTCGCCTGTGAACGCAAGCAGGTCCGACAGCCCGGCGATCGACACCACCGGCACGTCCTGCGCGTCGGCCACGCGCTGGGCGGCCGAGCGCGGATCGTCGTCGCTCAGGCGCTCCTGGCGGTCGAGCGCAATCACGATGCCCGCCACTCGTCCGCCGGCCGCGTCGATCAGGCCCAGCGCCTCGCGGATCGCGGTGCCGGCGGTGATCACGTCGTCGACGATCAGCACCCGGCGGCCGTCGAGCGGTGCGCCGATCAGGGTGCCGCCCTCGCCGTGGGTCTTGGCCTCCTTGCGGTTGAATGCAATGGGCAGGTCGCGCCCGCGGCGCGCGTACTCGACGCCCAGCGCGCTCGCCAGTGGAATGCCCTTGTAGGCCGGTCCGAACAGCAGGTCGAAGTCGAGCTCCGCCGCCTCGAGCGCATCGGCATAGCAGCGTGCCAGCGTCGCCAGGGCCGCGCCCGAGTCGAAGCGACCGGCATTGAAGAAGTACGGGCTGACGCGACCGGACTTGAGCGTGAACTCGCCAAAGCGCAGCGCCTGCACATCGAAGGCAAGCTGCAGGAAGCGGGTGCGGTGGTCGGACATCGGCGGCCTGACGGAAGGACGGAAAGCGCAAATGGTAAGGCACAGCGCGTCGCGGGCCGTGCCAGCACAGGGCGGCGCGCGTGAGGCCGGCCGTCGTCGCGTCCTCGATGTGCAAGGGCCGGCCGGACAGGGCCGCTGACGGGCGAGGCGGCCGCGATCGCGCGGACTCGATCGCCGTGCGTCGGTTACCCTTCGCGCCATGAGAATCATCAGCTTCAACGCCAATGGCCTGCGCTCGGCCGCCCGCAAGGGGTTCTTCGACTGGTTCGCCGCGCAGGACGCCGATGTGTTATGCGTGCAGGAGACCAAGGCCCAGGAGCACCAGCTCGCCGGTGCCGAGTTCCTGCCGGCCGGCTACAAGGCCTGGTTCCGCGATGCGACCACCAAGAAGGGCTACAGCGGGGTGGCGATCTATGCGCGGCGCGAGCCCGACGAAGTGCGCACCGCGCTGGGCTGGGCGCCGTTCGACGAGGAGGGCCGCTACATCGAGGCGCGCTTCGGCAACCTGAGCGTGGTCTCGTTCTACATCCCGTCCGGCTCGTCGGGCGATCTGCGTCAGGGCTTCAAGTTCGAGGTCATGGCCTGGTTGCGACCGATCCTCGACGAATGGCTCGCCAGCGGCCGTGATTACGTGCTGTGCGGCGACTGGAACATCGTGCGCAGCCGCAACGACATCCGCAACTGGTCGAGCAACCAGAAGAACTCCGGCTGCACGCCGCCCGAGCGCGCCTGGCTCAACGGCATGATCGCCGATGCCTGCGGCGACGGGCTGTGCGCGCCGCCAGCGAGCGGCTGGCTCGACGCGCTGCGCGTGCTGCGGCCCGAGGCCGCCGAGTACACCTGGTGGAGCAACCGCGGCGCGGCGCGTGCCAACGACGTGGGCTGGCGCATCGACTACCAGTTCGTCACGCCCTCGCTGCGCGAGCGCATCCAGGCCGCCGCGGTTCATGCCGAGCCGCGCTTCTCCGATCACGCGCCGCTCATCGTGGACTATCGCGCGTGAGCGCCGCCGCGCCGACGCGCGCCGGCAAGCCGTCGATCTGGCAGGCCTTCACCCAGCCCGCGGCGCGGACGATGTTCCTGTTCGGCTTCGCGTCGGGCCTGCCGTTCCTGCTCGTCGCCGGCACGCTTGCCTACTGGCTGCGCGAAGGCGGCATGGAGCTGCGCGACATCACGATGATCGCCAGCGCCGGCATGGCGTACTCGTTCAAGTTCCTGTGGGCGCCGCTGGTTGATCGCTGGCGGTTGCCGCTGCTCGGACGGCTGGGCCAGCGGCGCGGCTGGTTGCTGCTGGCGATGGTGGCGGTGATGGCAGGACTGCTGGGTATGGCGGCCGTGGGCACCGGGCCGCTGGCGTTGTTCATCGCGCTGACGCTGCTGGTCGCGTTCTCGGGCGCGACGCTCGACATCGCGGTCGACGCCTATCGCGTCGAGATCGCGCCGGCCAATGCGCAGGGTGCGCTCGTGGCGACCTATTCGCTGGGCTATCGCATCGCGCTGATCGTGACCGGCGCGCTGGCGCTGGTGCTGGCCGACCATGTCGCCTGGCCGATGGTCTACCGCGCGATGGCCGCCTGCATGCTGTTGCCGATCGTCGCCTGCCTGCTCGCACGCGAGCCGGACGTGGTGCGCGTGCGCGCGCAGAACTGGGCGCAGGGTCTGCGCGAAGGCGTGGTCGAGCCGTTCGCCGATTTCTTCCGCCGGTTCGGCGGCAAGGTCGCGCTGGCGATCCTGATGTTCATCCTGGCGATGAAGATCTCCGACCAGGCGCTGATCGGCGGCATCATCGGCCCGTTCTATCTCGACCAGGGCTTCAGCAAGACCGAGATCGCGGCGGTCACCAAGGTCTACGGCATCTGGATCGGTATCGCCGGTGCTTTTCTGGGCGGCGTCGCGGTCGCGCGCTGGGGCGTGCAGTGGCCGCTGTTTGTCGCCATCGTGCTCGGCGCGGCGAGCAACCTGCTGTATCTGGCCCTGATCGGCGCCGACGGCGACCTGACCCGGCTCACCATCGTGATCTCCGGCGAGAACCTGGCGCAGGGCTTCCTCGGGACGGTGGCGGTCGCGTACATGTCGGCGCTGGTCAACCAGCGCTACACCGCCACGCAGTACGCGTTGTTCTCGTCGCTGATCATGTTGCCTGGCAAGCTGCTGGGCTTCTTTTCGGGCTGGATCGTCGAAGTCACCGAGGGCTACGCGGTCTACTTCGTGATCACCGCGGTCGTCGCGGCGCCGGCATTGCTGCTGTTCTTCTGGCTCAAGCCGCGTGTGAGGCTCGGCGAGGACGCCGCGGCCGGCGCGCAGAGCGACGCCGGCCCCTAGGGCCGGCGCCGCCGCACGGTGGCGTCAGCCCTGGATGTCGGCGAGCGCACCGTCGGTCGCCGGGGGCGCATGCAGGCAGGCGTCCGGGTTGCCATCAAGGCCGGCCGGCATCTGGCAGGTGCGCGGCGCGAAATCGAGCGTGCCCTGCCAGCCGAGCCGGCGGTCCGGACGCAGGCCCACCTGCACGTCCACGTCGCGGATCACCACGCGTGCGGTCTGCGGCGCGCCGCCGGCGACCGCCCAGCTGTCGAGCTGGTGGGCGAGCGTCGGATCGAGCAGGCGATTGTCCTCGAGCAGACCGCGCACCTGGTCCAGCGCCGCGGTGTGCTCGCCGCCGGCGCCGCTGGGCTCGATGTTGACGCTGGCGAGCATGCCGTCCTGCTGGCGGAACGCGACGCGCTCGGCCGGGACCGTCAACAGCCGGCCATCGGGCAGTCGCAACGTCACCTGACGCGCTTGCGCGATCGTGTGCTCGCTGGCGAGCGCGCCGTTGTGCTGCGGCCAGGCCAGGTCCACCTGCTCGGCGACGGGCGCCGACAGGTCGATGTGCAACGGTTTGACCAGCGCGGGTGGCGTGTCGATCTTCGCGCAGCCGGCGGCCAGCAGGCCGGCCAGGAGCAGGGCGGTCGCGGCCTGGCGCAAGCCGGACCGGGTGTGGGAAAGGGGGGTCGAACGCATGGCAAAACATCCTGTGGAGGGAGACAGCGGGGACCTGACCGGGTCCGTCTGCGCGGACCCTGGCGTCGTCGTGGCGAAGCGCGGCCGACGACAGGCGCGCTGCGCCTGCGTGGCGTTGCCGATGATCCCCCGCGGCGGATCAGACCAGCGCTGGAGTTAAGGGCGCGTCGATGATGTGTTGGCGTCGCTGCTCTGGAAACGCTTTCATTGCCGGGTCGACGGTGCATCCAACCGCGCCATTGCAGCCACCGCGCCTGCGCGATCGGGCCTGTGGCATGGCGGGCTATCCCGCGCGCTGGCTCAGCAGTTCGCGCAGCGCCTGCTTGCCGGCGGCGTCGAGCGCGCCCTCGCGCTGGCGGGCCAGCAGGTCGTCGATACGCTGCTGCAGCACCTGCCGGTCGAGCTGGGCGACGACATCGCGCAACTCGATCTCCCACGTCGCCTCGTCGCCGGGTAGCGACTGGCTGGCGAGCTTCTGCAGTGCTGGCGCCTCGTCGCGGCCGTCGAAGTGGGCGAGCAGCGAGCCGGTGCTGATGTCGGGGCGCACGCTGGCAACCGCGATCAGCTCGGTCAGCAGGTCGATGCCCGGCTGCTGCAGCGCGACGAATGGATACGGCGGCGGCAGCGTCGCGGCCATGGCCGGCTTCTGCAACAGCAGCGCGATTGCGTGCCGCACCAGGCTGCGTCGTGGCGCCGGCACCGCGCGCCCACCGCGCGGCATGCGTGTCGGCGGCGCGGCCACCGATGCCGCAGGCCGGCCCAGCCCGGTCAATTCGGTCAACCGCTGGCGCATCAGATCGGCGAACGCGCCTTCCGGAATCTGTGCCAGCATCGGTTTGGCGCGCTCGGCCAGGCGGGCCTTGCCGTCGAGCGTCGACAGTGCGATGCCATCGCCGATGGTGTCGAAGAAGAACGTCGACAACGGCGTGGCCTGCGCCAGTCGCGCCTCGAAGCCCTGCACGCCCTCCTGGCGCACGATGGTGTCCGGGTCCTCGCCGTCGGGCAGGAACAGGAAGAACGCCTGGCGGCCGTCGCGCATGCGCGGCAGCACCGATTCCATCGCGCGTGTCGCTGCGCGCCGGCCGGCGGCGTCGCCGTCGAAGCAGAAGTACACGTCGGCCGCGTTGCGGAACAACAGCTCGGCGTGGTCGGGCGTGGTCGCCGTGCCCAAGGTGGCGACCGCCTGCGGCAGGCCGTGCTGGAACAGCGCGACCACGTCCATGTAGCCCTCCACGACCACCAGCCGCTCGATCTTCTGGTTGGCCTGGCGCACCTGCCACAAGCCGTAGAGTTCGCGGCCCTTGTGGAACAGCGGCGTCTCGGGCGAGTTGAGGTACTTGGGCGAGTCCTCGGCCGCCAGCACCCGGCCGCCGAACGCGATCGGCCGGCCGCGGCGATCATGGATCGGAAAGATCACCCGGTCGCGGAACTTGTCGTAGCTGTGCCCGCGTTCGTTCTTCGACAGCAGGCCGACCTTCTCCAGCACCGCGATACGGCGTGCGTCGTCCTTGCCCAGTGCGTCCTTGAGCGCCGAGAACCCGTCCGGCGCATAGCCGATCGCGAACTGTTCGCGTGTCGCCTGGTCGACCTCGCGGCGATCGAGGTACTCGCGCGCCTTGTCGCTGCCGGCCAGCTGGCTGCGGAAGAACCGGGTCGCGGCCTCGAGCGCCTCGTACATCGGTGCGCTGTCGGGCCGCGCCTCGCGCTGCGTCGTCTCGCGTGGGATCTCCATGCCGGCGCGCTTGGCCAGCTCGTCCACCGCGTCGAGGAACTCGAGGCGGTCGTAGTTCATCAGGAACGAGATCGCAGTGCCGTGCGCCCCGCAGCCGAAGCAGTGGTAGAACTGCTTGGTCGGCGAGACGGTGAAGCTGGCCGAGCGCTCGTCGTGGAACGGGCAGCGCGCCGAATACTCCTTGCCCTGCCGCTTGAGCGGCACGCGCGCGTTGATCACCTCGACGATGTCCGTCCGGGCGAGCAGGTCGTCGATGAAGGCGTCGGGGATGCGGGCCATGGCTGCACTAGGATGCCATGCGCGCCCGCCTTCTCCGCGTGGCGCGGGTAGATCAGTCCGGTGCGCGGGGCGGGGACGCCGCCGGGGGTAGGCCTGACGCCGAGGTGCCCTCGCCGGTGGCCTGCCGCTCGGCGCGCTTGCGCAGCGCGCGGTCGACCGACGCCCGGCGCAGGCGCTCGTCGACGACCGCGGTGATCAGCGCGCCGACGAAGAAGATCGTCGCCGCGTAGTACATCCAGATCAGCAGGATCACCAGAGTCCCGAACGAGCCGTAGGCGCTGCCCGGTGCGGCGTGGGTGATGTACAGCCCGATCGCCCAGCGTCCGAGTACGAACAGCATCGAGGTAATGAGGCCGCCGAACAGCGCCTGGCGCCAGCGCACGCGTCGGTCGGGCAGGTAGTGATAGAGCAATGCGAACGCCATCGAGTAGAGCACCAGCATCAGCGCGTTGCCGATCAGCGGCAGCACCGTCGGCACGTTGGCGAAGATCACCTCGACCGCGGTGGTCAGCAGGGTCGAGGCCAGCACCAGGAAGCCGAGCGCGAACACCACACCGGCCGAGAACACGCGCTTGCGCAGGAACGCCTTCAGTCCGCCGGGAATGTGGCCGCTGTCGGTCTTGAAGATCAGGTTCAACGTGCCCTGCAGCTGCGCGAACATGACCGTCGCACCGACGAACAGCAGCAGCGTGCTCCACAGGCCCGCGAGCGAGCCAACATCGGGCTGCTCGTTGGCGTTCTGGATGACCGTGCCGGCCACCGTCCGCGCGCCTTCGCCGGCGAGCTCGCCGATCTGCTCGAGCAGCGCGTCCTGCGCCGGGGGGTACAGCGACGCGGTGATCCACAGTACCAGCACCAGCAGCGGTGCCAGCGAGATCAGGGTGTAGAACGACAGCGACGCGGCCTGCGTCAGCAGGTCGGCATCGATGAAGCGCTTGACCAGCGTCATCGGCACGCTGTCTTCCATGCGCTCGACTGTCTTGTCCAGGCGCCGGCGCGCACGCGACCAGCGCGTATGCGGCACAGATGCGGCGTCGTTGGACTGGGACGAGGCGGGCGACGGGGAGGAATTGGCTGTGTTCATGCAGTCGGTCGTGATCGGGGCTGGACGGCGGGCTGCGCGAAGCGCCCTTTCGGCGTGGCCGTCACTCTAGTCGCGCAGGCGTGCGGACGTGATGAACGTGCGACGCACGGCGATGCCTGCGCGGCGTCGTCGTGCGTGCCCTACCCGATGCGCAGTACGCATCGCCCTTCTGCGCAGGCGGGAAGTGGCACAGGCGGTGCTCAGCCGATCACGCGCTCGAACGGCGGCAGCGCGTCGAGGATGCGCTTGCCGTAGCGGCGGGTCAGCAGCCGCGAGTCGAGGATCACCACGCGGCCGGTGTCGCTCGAGGTGCGGATCAGGCGGCCGGCGAACTGGGTCAGCGTGCGCAGCGCGTGCGGCACCGCGATCAGGTTGAACGGGTTCAGCCCGCGGGCCTCGAGCCATTCGCCGAGCGTCGCGGTCTGCGGGTCGGTCGGCACTGCGAACGGGACCTGGGTGATGACGACCGTTGTGCAGGCCTCGCCGGGCAGGTCGAGGCCCTCGCCGAACGAGTTGAGCCCGAACAGCACCGAGCCCTTGCCGGCGGCGACGCGCTCCAGGTGCGCGGCGACGACCTGCGATTTGTTGCCCGCACTCTGCAGCTGGATCGCACCGCGGCGCGAGGCCGGCATCAGTTCGGCGACCTTCTCCATCTTCCAGCGCGAGGTGAACAGCACCATGCTGCCTTTCTTCCAGTCCAGTTCGCGCGCCAACCAGTCGGCGACCGCCTTCGGATGCCCTTCGCGGTCGTCGGGCGGCACCGGGAACGGCGGCACCACCAGTTGCGCCTGGCGCGGCAGGTCGAACGGAGAGGGCAGCGACGCGGTCTCGGCATGCTCGGGCAGGCCGGTGTCGATCGCGAACGACTGGAAATCGCCGCCGCCGGTCAGCGTGGCCGAGGTCATGACCACCGAATCGACCTCTTTCCACAGCAGCGTGCGCAGCACATGCGCGGCCGAGACCGGCGAGCAGTGCAGCGCCAGATCGCCTTCGCGCGTCGCGGTGACCCAGCGCGCCATCGGCGGTGCGCCGTCGCGGTCCTCGCGGCGCCAGCCCGCCCACAGGTCGTATTGCTGCTCGACCATTTCCAGCGCCATGCCCAGACTGCGTTGCAGCTTCTCGCGCGCCGGATCGTCCTGCTTGGCGCGCGCGACCGCCTGTTGCGCGGCATGCACCCAGTTGAGCAGTGCGCGGGTGTCCTCGGCCAGCGTCTCGATCGCCGGTGCCCAGTCGTCCGGCAGCCGCCCCAGCGGCGCGCGCCACATCGGCTCGCGCTCGCCCGGCTCGGGCTGCCAGACCCGGTCCA from Luteimonas sp. S4-F44 carries:
- the pyrE gene encoding orotate phosphoribosyltransferase, which translates into the protein MSDHRTRFLQLAFDVQALRFGEFTLKSGRVSPYFFNAGRFDSGAALATLARCYADALEAAELDFDLLFGPAYKGIPLASALGVEYARRGRDLPIAFNRKEAKTHGEGGTLIGAPLDGRRVLIVDDVITAGTAIREALGLIDAAGGRVAGIVIALDRQERLSDDDPRSAAQRVADAQDVPVVSIAGLSDLLAFTGENATLDAERDRLLAYRSQYGSGPAR
- a CDS encoding MFS transporter, with protein sequence MFLFGFASGLPFLLVAGTLAYWLREGGMELRDITMIASAGMAYSFKFLWAPLVDRWRLPLLGRLGQRRGWLLLAMVAVMAGLLGMAAVGTGPLALFIALTLLVAFSGATLDIAVDAYRVEIAPANAQGALVATYSLGYRIALIVTGALALVLADHVAWPMVYRAMAACMLLPIVACLLAREPDVVRVRAQNWAQGLREGVVEPFADFFRRFGGKVALAILMFILAMKISDQALIGGIIGPFYLDQGFSKTEIAAVTKVYGIWIGIAGAFLGGVAVARWGVQWPLFVAIVLGAASNLLYLALIGADGDLTRLTIVISGENLAQGFLGTVAVAYMSALVNQRYTATQYALFSSLIMLPGKLLGFFSGWIVEVTEGYAVYFVITAVVAAPALLLFFWLKPRVRLGEDAAAGAQSDAGP
- the dnaG gene encoding DNA primase → MARIPDAFIDDLLARTDIVEVINARVPLKRQGKEYSARCPFHDERSASFTVSPTKQFYHCFGCGAHGTAISFLMNYDRLEFLDAVDELAKRAGMEIPRETTQREARPDSAPMYEALEAATRFFRSQLAGSDKAREYLDRREVDQATREQFAIGYAPDGFSALKDALGKDDARRIAVLEKVGLLSKNERGHSYDKFRDRVIFPIHDRRGRPIAFGGRVLAAEDSPKYLNSPETPLFHKGRELYGLWQVRQANQKIERLVVVEGYMDVVALFQHGLPQAVATLGTATTPDHAELLFRNAADVYFCFDGDAAGRRAATRAMESVLPRMRDGRQAFFLFLPDGEDPDTIVRQEGVQGFEARLAQATPLSTFFFDTIGDGIALSTLDGKARLAERAKPMLAQIPEGAFADLMRQRLTELTGLGRPAASVAAPPTRMPRGGRAVPAPRRSLVRHAIALLLQKPAMAATLPPPYPFVALQQPGIDLLTELIAVASVRPDISTGSLLAHFDGRDEAPALQKLASQSLPGDEATWEIELRDVVAQLDRQVLQQRIDDLLARQREGALDAAGKQALRELLSQRAG
- a CDS encoding YihY/virulence factor BrkB family protein produces the protein MEDSVPMTLVKRFIDADLLTQAASLSFYTLISLAPLLVLVLWITASLYPPAQDALLEQIGELAGEGARTVAGTVIQNANEQPDVGSLAGLWSTLLLFVGATVMFAQLQGTLNLIFKTDSGHIPGGLKAFLRKRVFSAGVVFALGFLVLASTLLTTAVEVIFANVPTVLPLIGNALMLVLYSMAFALLYHYLPDRRVRWRQALFGGLITSMLFVLGRWAIGLYITHAAPGSAYGSFGTLVILLIWMYYAATIFFVGALITAVVDERLRRASVDRALRKRAERQATGEGTSASGLPPAASPPRAPD
- the dinG gene encoding ATP-dependent DNA helicase DinG, which translates into the protein MGEPELQPPARPAADAPPRVLTEALKADIRAAYAKLQANTPGFSTRRSQSAMIGLVSRALATSGGIGVAEAPTGVGKSLAYLTAGVPIALATKKKLVVSTGTVALQSQLVERDIPAFLAATGLEAKVALAKGRTRYLCTRNAAELHAEHSQGALLPGDAGLDEGGDFERQLFDRPLAPHEVDAARRLLEAHADRLWDGDLDAAPEPVSPTLRARITTPASGCAGRRCSFAQQCPVLRARTTVRDAQIVVTNHALLLSSLAMGDVENGQPLLAPPNEMLLVLDEGHHVANVAIDQGAARLPLADMAKRTGRMQILIAGSYRLVDKERIGTLLPNEAIDLAVRVSKALKAFQLDVDRVWQPEPGEREPMWRAPLGRLPDDWAPAIETLAEDTRALLNWVHAAQQAVARAKQDDPAREKLQRSLGMALEMVEQQYDLWAGWRREDRDGAPPMARWVTATREGDLALHCSPVSAAHVLRTLLWKEVDSVVMTSATLTGGGDFQSFAIDTGLPEHAETASLPSPFDLPRQAQLVVPPFPVPPDDREGHPKAVADWLARELDWKKGSMVLFTSRWKMEKVAELMPASRRGAIQLQSAGNKSQVVAAHLERVAAGKGSVLFGLNSFGEGLDLPGEACTTVVITQVPFAVPTDPQTATLGEWLEARGLNPFNLIAVPHALRTLTQFAGRLIRTSSDTGRVVILDSRLLTRRYGKRILDALPPFERVIG
- a CDS encoding exodeoxyribonuclease III, translated to MRIISFNANGLRSAARKGFFDWFAAQDADVLCVQETKAQEHQLAGAEFLPAGYKAWFRDATTKKGYSGVAIYARREPDEVRTALGWAPFDEEGRYIEARFGNLSVVSFYIPSGSSGDLRQGFKFEVMAWLRPILDEWLASGRDYVLCGDWNIVRSRNDIRNWSSNQKNSGCTPPERAWLNGMIADACGDGLCAPPASGWLDALRVLRPEAAEYTWWSNRGAARANDVGWRIDYQFVTPSLRERIQAAAVHAEPRFSDHAPLIVDYRA